The following proteins are co-located in the Schistocerca nitens isolate TAMUIC-IGC-003100 chromosome 2, iqSchNite1.1, whole genome shotgun sequence genome:
- the LOC126234749 gene encoding WAS/WASL-interacting protein family member 3-like isoform X2 translates to MHSGKLCFIIVVLILSRAYSEDVDSTMTPSFYGSTSDETFTPTETVTETDGELEIERTVQDNGSDAKETMQTANFVYPVGVVVVGIPRPFYPPYFYRPFYPPPPPPPPPPPPPPHFFHPWRRRWG, encoded by the coding sequence CTCTGCTTTATCATTGTGGTACTCATCTTGTCGAGGGCTTACTCTGAAGATGTTGACAGCACTATGACACCTTCATTTTATGGATCAACTAGTGATGAAACTTTCACTCCAACTGAGACAGTGACAGAAACGGATGGAGAGCTGGAGATAGAGAGGACAGTTCAAGACAATGGTTCAGATGCCAAAGAAACTATGCAGACTGCAAATTTTGTGTATCCTGTAGGGGTGGTTGTTGTTGGAATTCCTCGTCCTTTCTATCCTCCTTATTTCTACCGACCTTTCtatcctccgcctcctccccctccccctcctcctcctcctcctccacatttCTTTCACCCATGGAGGAGACGGTGGGGGTAA
- the LOC126234749 gene encoding WAS/WASL-interacting protein family member 3-like isoform X1, translating to MAGVTDKLFMLCFIIVVLILSRAYSEDVDSTMTPSFYGSTSDETFTPTETVTETDGELEIERTVQDNGSDAKETMQTANFVYPVGVVVVGIPRPFYPPYFYRPFYPPPPPPPPPPPPPPHFFHPWRRRWG from the coding sequence CTCTGCTTTATCATTGTGGTACTCATCTTGTCGAGGGCTTACTCTGAAGATGTTGACAGCACTATGACACCTTCATTTTATGGATCAACTAGTGATGAAACTTTCACTCCAACTGAGACAGTGACAGAAACGGATGGAGAGCTGGAGATAGAGAGGACAGTTCAAGACAATGGTTCAGATGCCAAAGAAACTATGCAGACTGCAAATTTTGTGTATCCTGTAGGGGTGGTTGTTGTTGGAATTCCTCGTCCTTTCTATCCTCCTTATTTCTACCGACCTTTCtatcctccgcctcctccccctccccctcctcctcctcctcctccacatttCTTTCACCCATGGAGGAGACGGTGGGGGTAA